TACCCCTAGCCGTTTGGCATTGGAGTCACGACCGTTGCGGGTACTGCCTGTTCCTTTCTTGTGAGCCATAATGCCTCCTAATGCAACTGTGTCTTACAGGTTCACTGGAAATCAGAGGAAATTAAACGAAATCAACATCGTGTGTGCGAAGTCTGGAGCTCATTCCCCATCCTCAGGGATCCCTGCTACTTCCCCTTCCACAGAGGTTGTCGGTTCTGCCGTGGGTTCTTCCGTCGCCAAAGAAACCCCATTCAGCTCAATAGACTCGATCAACACCCGGGTCAGTTCTTGCCGATGTCCCTTTTTCTTGCGGGTCTTTTTTTTCGGCTTCATTTTGTAAACGATGACTTTGGTGCCGCGCCGATGGTGCAAGATCCGAGCTTTGACAACTGCCTCCGAGACATAGGGATGTCCCAAAGTCACCTGCCCCTCATGGTTCACCAGCAACACCTGAGACAAATCCAAAGCGCTATCTTCGTCAGTCTCGGGTAAGCGCTCTATATCGTAAAAACGCCCTGGCTCAACCCAAAGCTGCTTGCCACCGGTTTCGACAATCGCATAAGTCATGGTTTCTCCTCGCCGTACAGGTGCCCACTTGCGGGTCTTGGAACCTGATCCGAGCGTTTACAGCGATCTCTAATGCTAACGGAAAGGTGGATGCCCTGTCACTCCATCTTTGGTTTTTGGACAGCCACCAAGCTGCGCTAAGCTGTGGAGGTTAGTTAGCCCACTTGAGTCATGGATGCAGCTGAAATTGCCGCTTTGAAAGACCGCATCAAACTGATCCGGGAGCGCCGACCGACGGTGGCTAAGCTTTTGGAAAAACCCAATCTGGGTAGTTTGCGCGTGGATGTCAACCAAGCCCTAGAAGAGATTGACGAGTTGCTCTATGAGTTCGACCAAACCTTCGGCGCTGAAAGCTAGCCGTTGATGAGCTGTTGCAGTTGCGCCAGTACCTCAGCGCTATGACGAGAGGGATGCACGATGGGGTCAATCTCCCGCAGGATCCCTTCTCGGTCAATTAAGAATGTGTTGCGCAGGGCCACATCCCCCATCCACGAGCCATAGGCTTGGCTAACCTGACCATTTGGATCCGACAGCAATGGGAACTGTAGTCCCTCTGCCGAACAGAACCGTTCGTGGGAGTCTACCGAGTCGGCACTGATGCCCACAATTTGTGCCCCCATCGCCCGGAACTTGGGCAGATCCTGCTGAAAGCGGCGGGCTTCGATGGTGCAACCTGAGGTGAAATCGCGGGGGTAAAAGTACAAAACTACCCAGTCTCCCCGAAAATCTGCCAGATGACGTAACCGCCCCGTTTGATCCGCCAACTCGAACTCGGGTGCAGGGAAGCCGATTTGAGGCAAAGGGGTGGTTCCCCACTGAGCCCAGGCAGGTTGAACAACACCGAGACCCACGAGCAACCCAACAAGGCTCAACCACCGCCAAATCATGCGCCACCCTTTGACTATCACCTGAACACCTCTTTGGGGAATCTTCTATCTAGTTTACATAACTTTACGATGTTGATTCAGGACAGCCACTTACAGAGCAACAATTGGGGGGACACCCCCAGCCACCGCCACAGTCGGTCGGTGCGCTCGATCGGGGTGTAACGAAGTTGGGAATACAGTTGCCGGGCGGGAAGATTGTCTTCTAAAACGTGCAGATGTAAACGGCGATAGCCCCACACCTGAACCACCCCTTCAGCGCTGAGCAAAAGCTGACGAGCTATCCCTCGCCGCCGCCAACGGGGCAATACCGCCAAATTGGAAAGGTAAGGGTACTTCCCATGGGCCATGACTCGCAGGGAGATTTCTACGATGCCCACCACACGGGATCCGACCGAAGCCGCCAAACAGCAGTAGTAGGGATCCCTTGAGCCCAGACGCAAGCGCAAATCCTCGCGAATGCCCAGCTTGCGAATTCGGTAGATCCAGCGTTGCAGCCCTTGGGGTGGATGGAAAACCTGAGTGAGCACCTCCGCCAACGGCTCCAAATCACTCGGTGCAGCCGGATAAACCACAAGAGAAGGTAACACAGACTGGGAAGAGGCACTCAATCATCAACCCTATGCATCTTCTTATTCTCGCAAACAACCCGCCAACAATCCCACAAACAATTAAGTGGCGACAATCCAAACGGGGCCGCCACTTGCTTGATAGACTTTGACCAGTCTGAGATTATCAATAGAACTCAAACTCAAGGAGAAAAACCTCCCGACATGATGCGAACTAACCGCATCCAGGTTTTATTTAGTTTTTCTAGCCCGGAACTGCTCCAAATGATCCAAATGAATTGGCTCAACTATTTAGCCGATAAACAATAGTCTGGCGAACTCAGTCTCTGGCCTAATGCTTATGAGCACTGGTTTCTGATGCCAGAAGCCAAGATCTAAGGCTTACGATGAACTCTCTAAATCGCTAACGTGACAGGCTGAGCCATCGATGCGATAGATATCATCTGTGATCGGTTGGTAACCGACCTCGACCAGATCTGACTTGGCAGGAGTAAACACGCGGATAATTGCTCTAGCAATCTTTGAGAGAAAGGCAAACATAGAAACCTCCTCAAGACGAGAGTGGAACCATGAATTGCTAAAGCCCGCAGCTCTTAACCACACTGAACACAGATCCCGATTCACCAGAGTCTGCAGGTTGAGGGCACCTGAACCCGATCATGGGCTTCCCAATTGTTAATCGATCATGAATGGAGACTCGAAATAGTCGCTTGAGTTTACTGAACTGGCACAACCGCTTGTCATCGCTTGTCAGCTATAGAATGGAGCGATCTCTTGTCCAAAGCGGCTCACTGCAACAAACCCCGCTGCTATCTGATTTAACTCCCATGTCCTATTTACAGGAAAACCTGTGCAAGTACCAGATGCCCTGGTTGGCGAGACAGTCACGTTCTGGAAAAGTCTGTCGTAGTAACGGATCGGAAGTTTGGATCAAAGCGTTGGCCGACAGAGAATTTTGGATTTGACCAAAGCGCAGAGTGATGTCTCGCGTTTGAAATGAAGCTGAGATATTATCCCCCTTCCTTGAATCACCACATCTCTACTTTAACCTGCGGCTAACCTCTGTACAACGCCTGGCAACTGTTCTTAATAAGCCAGATCATTCCTTTAATTTGCCTTTTTATCTTGTTTCATTTAGAGGTTTCATCTCCTTTTAAGGTGAGACAAAGCTGTTTTGCCCAGCAAAAGTAGCCTGTTTTCCTTGGGGAAAACAAGCCGACTGCAACACAAATTTGAGCAAAATACAGGAGCCTTCTTAACCTCTTCCTTGGCCCTAGATGACTTGCTAGATGACTTATCCGCTAGAAGATAACTAGAAGATGTCTTTGCACTTGTCTTTGTATTTATCTTAGGAAATGAGTCCCCTCCCCTGTCCAGCCCGGAGGTTAAGAAAACCTTAATTCCGTTGCCGTGAGCGCAGAATCAGTAAGGAAAAATAGGGTGGTTGGTAATCGGCGAGCCCCTCTAGGGTGGGAAAAAGAGCTTGTTGAGGCCATCCGGCCCAAACCACTAAGCTTGCCTGATCTAGCCAGGACTTTTCTGCGAGCCACTGCCAAACCTGCGGGTAAACAGGGGCCACTTTCATGAGCACCACCACCTCTGCCCAGGCGCACGCCTGCTCCAAGTCGCTGAGGGCAAACATGGCAGGCAAAATCGCCAATTTCTCGGATCCCATCACCAATGGGGATCCCAACAGGGCGGCGGCAGCTAGAGGAGAAGATACCCCTGGAATCGCCTGAACAGATAAGTTCGGGATCCGCTCTCGCAGGGCCTGGGCGACATAGGCGAAGGTGCTGTAGAGGCCGACATCCCCCGCACAGACAAAAGCGACATCTTCTCCTTGTTCTAGGGGTGGGGCCAGTTGCTCGGCAGCAGCCATCCAGGCAGCTTGTAACTGAGCCGAGTGGGTGACAAAGGGCAGGTGGAGGGAGAGCAGGGTTTGTTCCGGTTGCAGCCATGAGCGAACAATTTGAAAAGCTAGGCCCGGCTGACCGGCGGCACCTTGCGGGCAGGCCAACCATTTCACGGAGCGGAGGAGTTTGGCTCCTTTAACCGTAAGCCAATCGGGATCCCCAGCTCCAGCGCTAATGCCCCAAAAAGTTCCCAGTCCCATCCCCGCTTCAACAACCTAAGGGAATAGCAAACTTAGGCAGGCTCTGCATTGTCGGTGCCTGCTGCGGTCAGGTGGTCTAGGGCTTCTTGTAGAGAGCTGCGCAACGAGAGGAACTTCTCCAATCGCACCAGTTTCACGGTTTGGGTGACGCGGGCATTACTCACCACCTGGAAAATACCGGAGTGGCTCTGCACTAGCTTGGCCAACTGTACCAAAGCACCCACACCGGAGCTATCCACAAAGTCGATCCCTGTCAAATCCAAGATGATGTTGGGGGATCCCTCTTCCAAATACTTGGTGACGACTTTACGAAAGATGGGTTCAGAAAAGGCATCCAGAAGGCCGGTCAGGTGAAAGACCTGGCAGTTTTCCAGTGCTTCGTGGCTGCCGCGTAAACTGACCGTTAAAGACAGTGGTTCCGGAATGGCTCTTCTCCTTTTAATAATCTCGACAGAGGGGTACGCTCTGGATCCCGGCTGTGCAGGCCGGATCTCCGGCGTGGTGATAGCTTAACATCCTGCTTCACCTAAATTATCGCCACAAGTGGCATTCTGTTTTCCCTTCGGCCCCGTGGCAAGCCCAGAGTCCTTGAGTAGGATGGGAGCAACTTGTGTTGCGCAACAGTAACACAGATAGAGTTGCCGGATTGGAATAGAGACCTTATGTAGGATCCCCGTGTGAGGAGGGGCGAGCCGTTGGGTGAAGATCAGTGGGATAAGGACGTGCAGCAGCGACGACTCAACCTAACTTGGGTGGGGGCAGGTTTGGGTCTTGGCCTGACGGCGGCTTCTTTCGGGGCGGTGTGGGGTGCCAGTGCTTACATCCAAGGGCAGTTGTTGCCTCAGGTAGAAGAGACCTTATCGCAGGCGTTGCGGCGACAGGTGGAGTTGGGGGAGGTCACCTTCCTCGCCCCTTGGCAGGTGAGCTTGGGAGAAAGCCGGATTGAGCATTTGGCCACGATAGGTTCCATCGACCTCAGCCCTGATTTCTGGACTTGGGTACAAACGGGGGAATGGGTGCTGAACCTCACCCTTGATCAACCGCAACTGCTGATGATGGAAACCTTGGATCGCGGTTGGGCGGATATTCAGTTTCAACTGCCGCAGCCTGAGGGGGAGGGATCCCTGCCCATTCAGGGCTTGAATGTTCATCTGCGGCGGGGATCTCTGACGGCCATCCCGTTGGTGGGGGAACGGCGACAGTTTGATCAACTGCAGGCCCAGGCGCAGATTTGGTTGGCCGGGGAGCCGCAAGCTCCAGCAGAGCAAAAGGACTCCGTCCCGCTGCCGCCAACGGGAGGGCGAGCCAGTTTCCAGCTTTCCGCAAGATTGCAATCGCCGGATACTTCGGGCGGCCATCCGGTACGCCTTAGGGGGGTGGCGGATTTTCCCCAGGCTTCCGGTTCGGTTTGGGTTTCATCTCGGAGTGTACCGCTGGATTTGCTGCCCAGCCTCTTACCCCAGGTGCCTCTAACCGATGTGCAAGGGAATGCCGGTTTGGAGTTGGAGGTGGCTTGGGGTCGGGATCAACCGCTAGACCTGACAGGACAAGCTCGCCTGCAACAGGCCCGCCTTGGGCTGGAGATGTTGCCTCATCCTTTTGAGGAAGTGAGTGGTTCTGTCCGGTTTACTTTGCAAGGACTGGATCTGGAGCAGGTGAGCGGTACCTTCGGCCAACTGCCCTTCCGGGATCTGAATGGCCCGATTCGCTTCGGTGCTGAAGGGTTCGATTTACGGGCAGACCTTCCCCAGGCCAGCTTGGCGCAGGTACAACAAACTTTCGATTTTGACCTGCCCGTGGATGTGGAGGCGGTGCTGGGGGGATCCCTGACGGTGGGGGGATCCCTGACGCAGCCAGAAATCCGGGGTCAGCTTCAGGCGCAGGCTCCTGGGCGGGTGGATCGGATCCCGTTGCCGCAGTACGGTTTGGATTTTCGGTTTGCCAACCAGACTTTAGCCTTTGAGCGGATCGACTTGGCAGCTGCTGGTGGACGCATTCAAGGTTCCGGTCAGCTCCAACTAGGCCTGCGTCCCGCTGACGCGAAGGGATCCCGACTGGAGGGCTTGTTTCAACTTCAGGTGAGGGGGGCGGATGCCGAGCAGGTGGTGGGCTGGTATGGGGGCAGCTTGCCGCGCTCGGTGGGGCAGGTGTCCGGGCAGGTGGAGGTGGCTCTGATGGGATCCCAGCCACGGATCCAAGGGACTTGGGAGGCCACCGGGGGAGAGATTGCTGGCACGGGGCAAGTGCAGATTCTGCGTGCCCTGGAACCTGGGGCACTGCCGGATACCCGCGGCTGGGTGGTGGAGATTCCGCAGGCGATGTTAAGGCTGGGGGAGGGGCAGGCAGCACTGTCGGGGCAGTGGGCGCAGGGGCAAATTCAGGCGCAAGTGGCTCCGCAAAATCTCCCCTTGTCTTTCTTCAACCCAGAGTTGGCAGGATCTCTCTCGGGGGATATTACGGCTCAGGTGAACACGGCTGAAATAACGGCATCGAGTGTCTTGGCGGCATTGCGGGCAGAAGGATCTGTAGCCCTTTCTCAACCTCTAGGCGACATCAAGGGGCAGGTGGCCTGGGATGGATCCGGCTTGGTGATTGAGCGCGGAGAAGCGCTGGGGCTGGCAACAGTGCAAGGGCGGATCCCGGTGGATCCCGAAACCCTCCAGGTGGGATCCCTAGATTTGGCTGTGCAGGCAGATGAGGTTTCGCTGGCTCAGATCCCGGGTGTACCCGACCCGGTGCAGGGGGTTCTGCAGGGTTCCGGTCGAGTACAGGGATCCCTGGATGATTTGCAGGTGCAGGGGGATGCTCAGCTACGGGGCCTGACTCTGGGGGGGATCGGCTTTGAGGATATGGCGGGGCCTTTTCGCTGGTCTAGGCAAGGGACAGAGGTGGCTTTGCAGGGGCAAAGAGACCAGTTGGCGCTGAGTTTGGATCCCCAGTTTCAACCGCTGCAGTTCCGGGTGCGCCGGGGAGAAGCGGAGGCAATCGGTCAGCGACAGGAAGACCTTCTGCAGGTAGGGGTGAACCAGTTGCCCTTGCCCCTGGTGGCTGGGTGGGTGGCAGAAGGGCCTTTGGCCAGCTTGGAAGGGATCCTCAGCGGCGATCTGGCCATCAACCTCAGGAATCGCGCTGTACAAGGGCGAGCCTCCGTCGCGGATCTGCGCTTAGCAGGCATTGAGGCGCAAGGGTTCTCTCTGGATTTCGACTATCGGGTGGATCGCCTTACCGTCACTCAAGCGCGGTTGGATTTGTTCGAGAGCACCTACACCGCTAGCGGTACGCTGCGTCTGCCGGAAGCCCCCCTCCTGGCCCGCTTGGATCCCAGCCGCGAAACCCCTGTGCCTCAGATCGAACTGCAGATCAGTACCACCCAAGGCCGCCTGGAAGATATCATCTCCACCTTTAAGTGGCGGCAATGGAGCGATCTGACCCGCCGCGGCTTCCAGTTACCCCCCCTGCGTCCTGCGTCGGTGTTGGAGAGCGAACCGGTAGGTTTACCAGAACACCCTCTGGTGGAGCAGTTACAGTACTATGCTCAGGTTTTGGCCACCCACCTGGAAACCTTGGCCAGCCGCATGGATCCCTTGATTCCGCCCCCCAGCAGCTTGCGGGGTGAATTCCAGGCCAGTGTCACCCTTGCCGGTGGGCTCAACCAGCCCAGTGTCAGCTTTCAACTGGATGGACAGAATTGGCAAGCGGAAGAGTTTGGGATAGAGAACCTCACCGCTAGCGGCAGTTTTGCCGATGGGGCCGTGATGTTGGAGCCGCTGCTGTTGCGCAGTGGAGAACGGCAGGCCAGCTTCTCCGGCACTTTGGGCCTGAACGAACAGTCGGGATCCCTGCAAATTCAGGGCTTGCCCCTGACCTTGGTGGATCGCTTCTTGCCGGATGAGCTGGAGCTAGAGGGGGATCTGAACCTAGATGTGGAATTGGCGGGTAACCTGCGGGATCCCCATGCCACCGGATCCCTGACGGTGTTGAATGCCCAGATCAACCGGGTGCCGCTGCGGGAGGTAGGGGGCCAATTTGACTACAATCAAGGGCAGTTGCGCTTCAATAGCACCCTCTTGGCCAATGGGGACGAGCCAATCCGCATGGTTGGTTTTGTGCCCTACACCCTCCCCTTTGCTGAGGTTCGGGCCGAATCCGATCAGATCGATCTCACTTTACAAGCCCAAAATGGCGGTCTGCGGCTGATCAACCTCTTCACCGATCAAGTGCACTGGGAAGGGGGACAAAGCCAACTGGAGCTGGCTATCCAGGGCACTTTGCGAGAACCCAGCCTGCGGGGAAATCTCAGCGTCAGCGAAGGGATCCTCAGCTTTGCCGCCCTACCGGAGCCGATCACCAATCTGACGGGGCAAATCGCCTTCAATCTGAACCAACTGGAGGTGCAAGAGCTAAGTGGACAATTCAGCCAGGGATCCCTCCTGGTTAATGGCATTTTGCCCACCAACTCCCGCGGGGCGCTGCAATCGGGGGAAGGGTTCCAACCCTTGAGCTTGCAATTGCAAGGGATCAACCTTACCTTGCCCAATCTCTACAGGGGTCACCTGGAAGGGGAAGTGGTGGTGGCGGGCTTGCTGTTGCAACCTCTGATCGAGGGCCGCTTGCAAGTATCGGAGGGGATTGTGGATGTTAGTCCCCGCAATGGTGCTACCCCAGAAGGGATCCCGTCGGATCCACCCACCTGGCAGCCCCGCCTGAATGGGCTGGAACTGGCCTTGGGATCCGGTATTCAAATTCTGCGTCGCAATCTATTTGAATTCAACGCCTCTGGCAACCTACGCCTTTTCGGCACCCCCCAAGATTTGCGCCCGGCGGGCACCATCACCCTGGAGCGAGGCCGGGTCGCCTTACCCATCGCCGCCTTTCGCTTGGATCGCTCCCGACCCAACATGGCTGTCTTTGATTTGGATAATGGGTTGGATCCCTTCTTGGATCTGCGCTTAGTGACTCAGGCGACCGAGGTTTACCGTTTCCCGCAGGATATCTCCCCCTTCGACAACAACCGCAACGTATTGGGATCCCAGCAGAGCATCGATATTTTTGCCACGGTGAATGGCCGGGCCAGCGAGCTAGGCGAAGCGGATCCCCGCAATGGCATTTTGGCCCTCTCCAGTAGCCCCAGTCGCTCGCCAGAAGAGATCGTCGCCCTCCTGGGGGGAACGGCTTTGGCCCGTCTGAATGCGGAAGTGGGGGTGGCGGGCTTGGCGGGAACCGCGCTTCTGAACGACCTGCAAGAAGCCTTGGGTGATACCTTAGGTCTGGATGAAATTCGCCTCAGCCCTGTCCCCCAAATCGATACTCGCGCTCCCAATCGCTCTTCGGTGGGGCTGGCTCTAGAAGTAGCCAAAGATCTTGGCTCCACCATGTCCGTATCGGTGCAGCGGAACCTGACGGATCCCTTCCAGCCCACCCGCTACAGCACCCGCTATCGACTGAATGAGCAAACCCTCACCCGTGCCAGTACAGATCTAGAGGGCAACAATGTCATTTCTGTAGAATTTGAGACCCGCTTCTAATAAGGATCCTTCCCTGGGCCTGACCATTCAAGGCTAGAATGCAAACCGACTCTAAGTTTTGTAACGACCGTGGGATCAGGGATCCCTGGTGCGGTTTCACCTGTTGAAACTTAAGGGGTGAATCCCCAGGGTTGGACAGAACACTGAGTCAGTGACCGGAAGATCGAGGAATGGTGATGATGGTACTGGGTTGGGGATTAAGCCTACTGGGTCTGGCGCTGCTGAGCGGGATCGGCCTCTATCTGCTCAGTGCCCGCCCCTACCAATCGGCGGATTCGGTGGCCAACTCCTACGACCAATGGACCGAAGACGGCATTCTGGAGTTTTACTGGGGAGAACACATTCATCTGGGCCACTATGGATCCCCGCCGCAACCCAAAGACTTCTTGGAGGCTAAAGCAGATTTTGTCCACGAGATGGTGCGCTGGGCTGGATTGGATCAGCTGCCCGCTGGAACACGGGTGTTGGATGTGGGCTGTGGGATCGGGGGTAGCAGCCGCATTCTGGCCCGTGACTATGGCTTTTCGGTGACCGGGATCACGATCAGCCCCCAGCAGGTGAAACGGGCGCAAGAGCTCACCCCCCCAGGGTTGGATGTGCAGTTTTTGGTGGAAGATGCCCTGGCTATGTCTTTCCCAGACGGTAGTTTTGATGTGGTTTGGTCGATCGAAGCCGGCCCCCACATGCCAGACAAGGCTCTATTTGCCAGAGAGCTGTTACGGGTGCTCAAACCGGGCGGCATTCTGGCCGTGGCGGATTGGAACCAACGGGATGACCGACAACAGCCTCTGAACGGATGGGAACGTCTGGTGATGCGACAGCTGTTGGATCAGTGGTCTCATCCAGCTTTTGCCAGCATTGAAGGCTTTGCAGAACTGTTAGCTGCAACCGGATGGGTGGCAGGTGAGGTGATCACCGCCGATTGGACAGAACCGACATTGCCCTCCTGGCTGGACTCGATTTGGCAAGGGATCCGGCGGCCCCAGGGTTTTCTGCGCTATGGCTTGGCGGGATTCCTGAAATCTGTTCGGGAAGTACCCACGTTGTTGCTGATGCGCTTGGCCTTTGGAGTCGGCCTGTGCCGGTTTGGCATGTTTCGAGCAGTGCGGGCCAAGGCCTCTCCCCATTCCCAGGCAAACTCTGCCAGCTTGGCAACCCCCCTCTAAGAAATCCCCGGCATCTTTCCCGACAGTACCCCCATGCACTCCAAAACTTCCCATCGTCTTCTGGTCTGTACCACCTTCGGCTCTACCTGGGTCAATGGCCAGCGACAGGGCAAAAGCCGGGGGGAAACACTTTGGGATCATCTGCAAACCCAGCTGGATTGCCTTGACCCGGCCATTCAGATACATCCGGTGGAGTGCATGAGTGCCTGTAGCCACGCCTGTGTCATCGCCTTGGCTGCCCCACAGAAAACCACCTACGTGTTTGGGGATCTCTCCCTTGAGGACGATGAGAGCATTTTCGCTACAGCAGCCCTCTACGCCAGCAAAACCGACGGCATCCTGCCCTGGGCGGATCGCCCACACTCAAAAAGGGGGTTATTGCCCGCATCCCGGCCCTGGGTTAAAAGCCTGGACACCCAGAGCTGGATACCTAGAAACGATGCCGCGGATCCCGGCTTAACGGTTTTCCGAGTAAGGGATCCCGTTTTTACTGCAGGTAGGGGGTTACATCTTCCCCCTGCTCAGCCAGAAATGACAAAGCCCGAAACCGTAAGCCCGCCACTTGGTCGTACAGGGGGTTGAGCTTGCACATGGGAGGAATGTGCATAACTTTGTGGCCAAATAGCACTACATCTCGCTCAAAGGGACACTGAGCAGGGATCCACTGACAAACCAAGTGAGCTAAATGGGGATCCCGGATTTTAAAGTTGTCGATCATGGTTCGAATCGGTCGTAACGGGGCCTGCAACCAGTCACGTAGGCGAACCGTCGACTTGAGGCGCAAAGAAGTCATGGAAACAGTCAGCTCCTGAGGAGCTTTGCGAGCACGTTGCAAGGAAATTGTTGTGGAACCCATAGGTCTTCACCTCACACCCTGAAGGAGCACCACTCCTTCTGAATTGGCTAGTCGCTACGTAAAGAATCGATAGATCTCTGTATCAAGGGAAACATTGATTACATCCCCTCTCTTAGTTTGCCCCTCCCAATCGAAAACTGGCTTGTGTAAAACAAAATCTCCGACCAATGTTGTAGAGCTACACATTTTGTCTTCAAAAGTTAATATGTAACGATAACTACAAAAACCTCCTGAGGCGCTCGGTTGTCGGGACTTTGTCTGGGGAGATGTGTCGGTACGTTACCCTCCCTATTCCTGTTATAGAATTTACCGCTGGCTTCAAGCCAGGGGGATCCTCGCAGTTGAGGTTACAGCCTTTTCCAGCAATACATACTACAGCCGATGCAGGCCAACCCCTTGTCCGACAAAAATTTCTTCTTGACCTTGTGTCGTGCCTGAGGTTGGAAAAGGCTGTACCTTGACTCGCTTAGGAAGGAATTTTCTCTTGATCAAAGTTGGTTTACTACAGTCGTTACGGAGCATAACGATTGTCCAATTCCACCGAAGGGGCGTTCTAGAATTCCAAGGGAGATTCCAGTCGGGATCCCAGTTCTACCCCCTTGCTTGGGAGCCTCCCCATGAAATTGGCCTATTGGATGTATGCTGGCCCTGCCCACATCGGCACCCTCAGGGTGGCCAGCTCCTTCAAAAACGTTCATAGCATCATGCATGCTCCCCTCGGAGATGACTATTTCAATGTGATGCGTTCCATGCTGGAGCGGGAGCGAGACTTTACCCCTGTTACTACCAGTGTGGTTGACCGGCATGTGTTGGCGCGGGGATCCGACGAAAAAGTCATCAACAACATCACCCGCAAAGATGGTGAAGAACAGCCGGATTTGATCGTTCTCACCCCCACCTGTACCTCCAGCATCTTGCAGGAAGATTTGAACCACTTCGTCCAGCAGGCCCAGTTGGTCAGTCGCTCCGATGTGTTGCTAGCGGATGTGAACCATTACCGTGTCAACGAATTGCAGGCAGCGGATCGCACTCTCAAGCAGATTGTCGAGTTCTACATCACCAAAGCCCGCAAAAATGGGGAACTAAGCGACTCTCCTTTCAAGACTGAACGCCCCTCCTGCAATATTCTTGGCATTTCCAGCCTTGGGTTTCACAATGCCCACGACCTGCGAGAGCTGAAAGTGTTGCTGCGGGATCTCGGCATTGACCTCAACCTGGTGATCCCGGAAGGGGCCAGCGTGCATGAGCTCAAACACCTCGGGCGGGCCTGGTTTAATGTAGTGCCCTATCGCGAACTGGGGCCACTGGCGGCTCATTACCTACAAGAACAATTTGGCACCCCGTTTATTGATACTTGCCCGATGGGAGTCGTGGAAACCGCCCGCTTCATTCGCCAGGCACAAAAAATCCTAAATGAGCAAGGGATCCTGGTCGATTATGAACCCTACATTCAGGAGCAAACCCTGCATGTTTCTCAGGCCGCTTGGTTCTCTCGATCCATCGACTGTCAGAATCTAACCGGCAAAAAAGCGGTGGTCTTCGGGGATTCCACCCACGCTGCGGCGATCACCAAAATTTTGGCCCGTGAGATGGGGATCCATGTGGTTTGGGCGGGTAGCTATTGCACCTACGATGCCGAGTGGTTCCAAGCGGAAGTTGGCGAGTATTGTGACCAGATTCTGATGACCGATGATCACACTCGCGTTGGGGATGCCATTGCCCAAGCAGAACCGGCGGCAATTTTTGGTACTCAGATGGAACGCCATGTTGGCAAGCGTTTGCGCACCCCTTGTGGCGTTATCTCAGCCCCTATTCATGTGCAGGATTTCCCGATTGGCTACAAACCCTTTTTGGGCTATGAAGGCACCAACCAGATTGCCGACTTAATTTACAACTCCTTTACCCTCGGCATGGAGGATCACCTACTGGAGATCTTTGGTGGCCACGATACCAAAGAAGTAATCCACAAGGGCCTAAGTGCCGATTCCGACATCAACTGGACTCGAGAAG
This is a stretch of genomic DNA from Synechococcus sp. Nb3U1. It encodes these proteins:
- a CDS encoding translocation/assembly module TamB domain-containing protein, producing the protein MQQRRLNLTWVGAGLGLGLTAASFGAVWGASAYIQGQLLPQVEETLSQALRRQVELGEVTFLAPWQVSLGESRIEHLATIGSIDLSPDFWTWVQTGEWVLNLTLDQPQLLMMETLDRGWADIQFQLPQPEGEGSLPIQGLNVHLRRGSLTAIPLVGERRQFDQLQAQAQIWLAGEPQAPAEQKDSVPLPPTGGRASFQLSARLQSPDTSGGHPVRLRGVADFPQASGSVWVSSRSVPLDLLPSLLPQVPLTDVQGNAGLELEVAWGRDQPLDLTGQARLQQARLGLEMLPHPFEEVSGSVRFTLQGLDLEQVSGTFGQLPFRDLNGPIRFGAEGFDLRADLPQASLAQVQQTFDFDLPVDVEAVLGGSLTVGGSLTQPEIRGQLQAQAPGRVDRIPLPQYGLDFRFANQTLAFERIDLAAAGGRIQGSGQLQLGLRPADAKGSRLEGLFQLQVRGADAEQVVGWYGGSLPRSVGQVSGQVEVALMGSQPRIQGTWEATGGEIAGTGQVQILRALEPGALPDTRGWVVEIPQAMLRLGEGQAALSGQWAQGQIQAQVAPQNLPLSFFNPELAGSLSGDITAQVNTAEITASSVLAALRAEGSVALSQPLGDIKGQVAWDGSGLVIERGEALGLATVQGRIPVDPETLQVGSLDLAVQADEVSLAQIPGVPDPVQGVLQGSGRVQGSLDDLQVQGDAQLRGLTLGGIGFEDMAGPFRWSRQGTEVALQGQRDQLALSLDPQFQPLQFRVRRGEAEAIGQRQEDLLQVGVNQLPLPLVAGWVAEGPLASLEGILSGDLAINLRNRAVQGRASVADLRLAGIEAQGFSLDFDYRVDRLTVTQARLDLFESTYTASGTLRLPEAPLLARLDPSRETPVPQIELQISTTQGRLEDIISTFKWRQWSDLTRRGFQLPPLRPASVLESEPVGLPEHPLVEQLQYYAQVLATHLETLASRMDPLIPPPSSLRGEFQASVTLAGGLNQPSVSFQLDGQNWQAEEFGIENLTASGSFADGAVMLEPLLLRSGERQASFSGTLGLNEQSGSLQIQGLPLTLVDRFLPDELELEGDLNLDVELAGNLRDPHATGSLTVLNAQINRVPLREVGGQFDYNQGQLRFNSTLLANGDEPIRMVGFVPYTLPFAEVRAESDQIDLTLQAQNGGLRLINLFTDQVHWEGGQSQLELAIQGTLREPSLRGNLSVSEGILSFAALPEPITNLTGQIAFNLNQLEVQELSGQFSQGSLLVNGILPTNSRGALQSGEGFQPLSLQLQGINLTLPNLYRGHLEGEVVVAGLLLQPLIEGRLQVSEGIVDVSPRNGATPEGIPSDPPTWQPRLNGLELALGSGIQILRRNLFEFNASGNLRLFGTPQDLRPAGTITLERGRVALPIAAFRLDRSRPNMAVFDLDNGLDPFLDLRLVTQATEVYRFPQDISPFDNNRNVLGSQQSIDIFATVNGRASELGEADPRNGILALSSSPSRSPEEIVALLGGTALARLNAEVGVAGLAGTALLNDLQEALGDTLGLDEIRLSPVPQIDTRAPNRSSVGLALEVAKDLGSTMSVSVQRNLTDPFQPTRYSTRYRLNEQTLTRASTDLEGNNVISVEFETRF
- a CDS encoding methyltransferase domain-containing protein, which produces MMVLGWGLSLLGLALLSGIGLYLLSARPYQSADSVANSYDQWTEDGILEFYWGEHIHLGHYGSPPQPKDFLEAKADFVHEMVRWAGLDQLPAGTRVLDVGCGIGGSSRILARDYGFSVTGITISPQQVKRAQELTPPGLDVQFLVEDALAMSFPDGSFDVVWSIEAGPHMPDKALFARELLRVLKPGGILAVADWNQRDDRQQPLNGWERLVMRQLLDQWSHPAFASIEGFAELLAATGWVAGEVITADWTEPTLPSWLDSIWQGIRRPQGFLRYGLAGFLKSVREVPTLLLMRLAFGVGLCRFGMFRAVRAKASPHSQANSASLATPL
- a CDS encoding DUF1636 family protein; this encodes MHSKTSHRLLVCTTFGSTWVNGQRQGKSRGETLWDHLQTQLDCLDPAIQIHPVECMSACSHACVIALAAPQKTTYVFGDLSLEDDESIFATAALYASKTDGILPWADRPHSKRGLLPASRPWVKSLDTQSWIPRNDAADPGLTVFRVRDPVFTAGRGLHLPPAQPEMTKPETVSPPLGRTGG